A section of the Paenibacillus yonginensis genome encodes:
- the moaA gene encoding GTP 3',8-cyclase MoaA, translated as MNNPVQDSLDRPLRDLRISVTDKCNFRCRYCMPAGIFGPDYPFLPKDKVLSFEEIARLAEMFAGLGVTKLRITGGEPLLRKDLPVLIGMLKPIPGITDIALTTNGVLLPKFAAKLKEAGVGRVNVSLDSLHDETFRYMNGNRSGVQAVLDGMEAAAEAGLQVKVNMVVQKGVNDHEIVEMAAFFKARKHILRFIEFMDVGNSNGWRLDDVMTKQEIIQRIHGEMPVEPADPLYKGEVASKFRYKDTGEELGVISSVSDAFCSSCTRARISAEGTLYTCLFASKGYDLRDKLRSDLTDEEIQAYIADIWRGRKDRYSEERRSQTKDLPKVEMSHIGG; from the coding sequence ATGAACAATCCCGTGCAGGATTCACTGGACCGCCCCTTACGTGACTTGAGGATTTCGGTGACGGATAAATGCAACTTCCGCTGCCGTTATTGCATGCCGGCCGGGATCTTTGGACCGGATTATCCATTTCTGCCTAAGGATAAAGTGCTTAGCTTTGAGGAGATCGCCAGATTGGCGGAAATGTTCGCCGGCTTAGGCGTAACGAAGCTGCGGATTACGGGGGGCGAACCTTTGCTGCGCAAGGATCTTCCCGTGCTGATCGGAATGCTGAAGCCCATACCGGGCATTACGGATATTGCTTTGACCACCAACGGCGTACTGCTGCCCAAATTTGCGGCGAAACTGAAGGAAGCCGGGGTCGGACGGGTGAACGTCAGCCTGGATTCACTGCATGATGAGACCTTTCGTTACATGAACGGGAATAGAAGCGGCGTGCAAGCTGTTCTGGACGGTATGGAGGCCGCGGCGGAAGCCGGACTGCAGGTGAAGGTGAACATGGTTGTACAGAAAGGCGTCAACGATCATGAAATCGTGGAGATGGCAGCCTTTTTCAAGGCGCGGAAGCATATTCTGCGGTTTATTGAATTTATGGATGTCGGCAACTCCAACGGCTGGCGGCTGGATGACGTCATGACCAAACAGGAGATCATTCAGCGCATTCACGGGGAGATGCCTGTGGAGCCGGCTGATCCGCTATACAAGGGAGAAGTAGCCTCCAAGTTCCGCTATAAAGATACGGGAGAGGAGCTTGGCGTCATTTCATCGGTCAGCGACGCTTTCTGCTCGAGCTGCACAAGGGCGCGGATTTCGGCCGAAGGCACCTTATACACCTGCTTGTTCGCTTCCAAAGGTTATGATCTTCGCGACAAGCTGAGATCGGACCTGACGGACGAGGAAATTCAGGCTTATATCGCGGACATCTGGAGAGGACGCAAGGACCGCTATTCGGAGGAAAGACGCAGCCAGACCAAAGATCTGCCGAAGGTGGAAATGTCGCATATCGGGGGCTGA
- the ltrA gene encoding group II intron reverse transcriptase/maturase, with protein MLQEAWRRVRANKGAAGIDGETLADIAKMGEDRFVAECRERLQKKSYRPQPVRRHYIPKKDGRKRPLGIPTVRDRVVQMATKLIVEPIFEADFQECSFGFRPKRGAKQALEQIRKACNRKGNWVVDVDIQGYFDNINQEKLMKLVEMRISDRRILKLIRQWLGAGVTEEGTVRRSDLGTPQGGVISPLLANIYLNYFDRLWEKHGKEVGELTRYADDFVVVCKTKKDALHGYKLIQAIMERLELTLHPEKTRIVGIWTGEEGFDFLGMHHRKTKAETGQNRVYYTTQQWLCVKAEKHIREVVKERLAPPKMRHVSFQEHVDWLNLRIQGWKNYYSTPYSSKWMTKLDGYIRTRLTKWYAKKRQRSRWRSSGNEVKLLCQMYGLKTLL; from the coding sequence GTGCTACAGGAAGCGTGGCGGAGAGTACGGGCAAACAAAGGAGCGGCAGGCATCGACGGTGAAACCTTGGCAGATATAGCGAAGATGGGTGAAGACCGATTCGTAGCGGAATGCCGAGAACGGCTCCAGAAGAAGTCCTACCGCCCCCAGCCCGTGCGCCGTCACTACATTCCGAAGAAAGACGGACGGAAACGCCCGCTCGGCATTCCAACGGTAAGGGACCGCGTCGTGCAAATGGCAACGAAACTCATAGTGGAACCGATCTTTGAAGCCGATTTTCAGGAATGCTCGTTTGGCTTTCGACCGAAGCGAGGCGCAAAACAAGCGCTGGAGCAAATCCGTAAAGCCTGCAACCGCAAAGGCAATTGGGTGGTCGACGTCGACATCCAAGGCTACTTCGACAACATTAACCAAGAGAAGCTCATGAAACTGGTAGAAATGCGAATCAGCGACAGACGCATTCTCAAGCTCATTCGGCAATGGCTCGGAGCAGGAGTGACGGAGGAAGGAACGGTCAGACGTTCCGATCTGGGAACGCCGCAGGGCGGGGTGATCTCGCCGCTACTGGCGAACATCTACCTGAACTACTTCGACCGATTGTGGGAAAAGCATGGCAAAGAGGTCGGGGAACTCACGCGGTACGCAGACGACTTTGTCGTCGTGTGCAAGACAAAGAAAGATGCGCTCCATGGGTACAAACTCATTCAAGCGATAATGGAGCGTCTGGAACTGACCTTGCATCCGGAAAAGACGCGGATTGTGGGGATATGGACGGGAGAAGAAGGGTTTGACTTCCTCGGCATGCACCACCGGAAGACGAAAGCAGAAACGGGGCAGAACCGCGTGTACTATACGACGCAACAATGGCTCTGTGTTAAAGCAGAGAAACACATTCGGGAAGTCGTTAAAGAACGACTCGCGCCGCCGAAAATGCGGCACGTTTCGTTCCAAGAACATGTGGACTGGCTCAACCTGAGAATCCAAGGCTGGAAGAACTACTATTCGACGCCATACAGTTCCAAATGGATGACAAAGTTAGATGGGTACATCCGCACAAGGCTAACGAAGTGGTACGCAAAGAAGCGCCAACGTAGTCGCTGGCGCAGTTCTGGAAATGAGGTTAAGTTGCTCTGCCAAATGTATGGACTCAAAACGCTTTTGTAA
- a CDS encoding YeiH family protein produces MPAEHGTTKGTTLGTTRGTSSGWLRWCGGLAFTFGIALASYYLGKLPGLDHVGALACAILIAVIYRQFAGYPEVLRPGIQFASKKLLRFAIILFGLKLNMDVVLHQGLGLLARDVVTILFAIGATLLLAKWLKADMSLSLLLGIGTGVCGAAAIAAVSPIVKAKEEDTAIGAGLIALVGTLFAIAYTVVRPFLPFTPVEYGTWAGISLHEIAHVALAGAPAGTDGLAIALLAKLGRVFLLVPLSFVLLFWMNRKNNKKQIPSANAASKIEFPWFLIGFILMSLFGSYVLGQAITLPEAIMNDISVVTSFLLSMAMIGLGLNVSLKDVRSKALRPLLVMVIVSVMLSGLAYLMV; encoded by the coding sequence ATGCCTGCTGAGCATGGAACAACGAAAGGAACCACACTTGGAACAACTCGGGGGACTTCTTCCGGCTGGCTTCGCTGGTGCGGAGGCCTTGCTTTTACCTTTGGGATTGCTTTAGCCAGTTATTACCTGGGCAAGCTGCCCGGTTTGGATCATGTCGGCGCCTTGGCCTGCGCCATTCTGATTGCCGTCATTTACCGGCAGTTTGCCGGTTATCCGGAGGTGCTTCGGCCCGGGATTCAGTTCGCTTCCAAAAAACTGCTGCGCTTCGCCATTATCCTGTTCGGACTGAAGCTGAACATGGACGTCGTGCTGCACCAAGGACTGGGCTTGCTCGCCCGTGATGTGGTGACCATTCTGTTTGCCATCGGCGCGACCCTGCTGCTGGCCAAATGGCTGAAAGCCGATATGTCGCTGTCGCTGCTGCTCGGCATCGGTACGGGCGTCTGCGGGGCGGCAGCGATTGCCGCCGTGTCCCCGATAGTGAAAGCCAAAGAAGAGGATACAGCGATTGGGGCTGGCCTGATCGCTCTTGTAGGCACGCTGTTTGCCATTGCCTATACCGTGGTTCGGCCCTTCCTGCCTTTTACGCCGGTAGAGTACGGCACATGGGCCGGCATCAGCCTGCATGAGATTGCCCACGTCGCTTTGGCCGGAGCTCCGGCCGGAACAGACGGTCTGGCCATTGCCCTGCTGGCCAAGCTGGGCCGAGTATTCCTGCTCGTGCCGCTCAGCTTCGTTCTGCTCTTCTGGATGAACCGCAAAAATAACAAGAAACAGATACCGTCCGCGAATGCCGCATCCAAAATCGAGTTCCCGTGGTTCTTGATCGGTTTTATTCTGATGAGCTTGTTTGGCAGCTATGTGCTGGGCCAGGCCATCACGCTTCCTGAGGCGATAATGAATGATATTTCGGTAGTGACTTCCTTCCTGCTGAGTATGGCCATGATCGGACTCGGGCTGAACGTGAGCCTGAAGGATGTCAGAAGCAAAGCGCTGCGACCGCTGCTCGTTATGGTGATCGTGTCGGTGATGCTCTCGGGCCTTGCGTACCTGATGGTTTGA
- a CDS encoding universal stress protein: protein MKNILFATDGSKYSAHAASLMEELLQAWPAAECTVVYVTVRENYAYDLIPEAVDAFEGRLSETIRQEITEQLAPWKNRLRFVHLTGHPVKSICTAAQEVKADLIVMGSHGRGLMNEALLGSVTHGVLHHSEIPVLVAK from the coding sequence GTGAAAAACATATTATTCGCCACAGACGGATCAAAGTATTCTGCGCATGCTGCAAGCCTTATGGAAGAGCTGCTGCAGGCATGGCCTGCAGCCGAATGTACGGTTGTGTATGTGACCGTTAGAGAGAATTATGCTTATGATCTGATTCCTGAAGCTGTAGATGCCTTTGAAGGAAGGCTGAGCGAAACGATTAGGCAGGAAATAACGGAGCAGCTTGCTCCGTGGAAAAACCGGCTCCGATTCGTTCATCTTACCGGCCACCCGGTCAAATCCATTTGTACTGCGGCTCAGGAAGTGAAAGCGGATTTGATTGTAATGGGCAGCCATGGCAGAGGTTTAATGAACGAGGCGCTGCTCGGCAGCGTCACTCACGGGGTGCTGCATCATTCTGAGATTCCGGTGCTGGTGGCTAAATAA
- a CDS encoding DUF1641 domain-containing protein, which translates to MAKPITFINKKVLTEEEQKQQKLQQLADEMAESSEALKNTLSIMKELNDIGILEAAQSMLKAKEEITKILLAQVTREPVTNAINNLMGAAGALSEIDPATTTKLMKSFSEGMESAEEYLHHPKKIGVMDLMRVLKDPDVNRAVGFGIHFLKGLGQGLAERKDDNEEFISKKDK; encoded by the coding sequence ATGGCCAAGCCAATTACATTCATTAATAAGAAAGTATTGACGGAAGAAGAGCAGAAACAGCAGAAGCTGCAGCAGCTCGCGGACGAAATGGCCGAAAGCAGCGAAGCGCTCAAAAATACGCTTTCGATCATGAAAGAGCTGAACGACATCGGCATTCTCGAAGCAGCCCAGTCCATGCTGAAGGCCAAAGAGGAAATCACCAAAATCCTGCTGGCCCAGGTGACCCGTGAGCCGGTAACCAATGCCATCAACAATCTGATGGGTGCAGCCGGTGCTTTGAGTGAAATCGATCCGGCTACGACAACCAAGTTGATGAAAAGCTTCTCCGAAGGGATGGAATCCGCCGAGGAATATCTCCATCATCCGAAGAAGATCGGCGTAATGGATTTGATGCGGGTGCTCAAAGACCCGGACGTCAACCGCGCCGTCGGCTTTGGCATCCATTTCCTGAAGGGACTCGGGCAAGGACTGGCCGAGCGCAAGGATGACAACGAGGAGTTTATCTCCAAGAAAGATAAATAA
- the fdhF gene encoding formate dehydrogenase subunit alpha codes for MTETTIRITMDGKEYEVRKGQTILEAINENGIQHPQVCYVPEVDPIRTCDTCIVEVNGQLMRSCSTMAEEGMNIQLASAPAKEAQVEAMDRLLENHMLYCTVCDNNNGNCRVHNTVEFMEIEHQKYPFKPKGGAEAVDMSHPFYRYDPNQCIACGQCVEVCQNLQVNETLSIDWEAERPRVIWDDGKAINDSSCVSCGHCVTVCPCNALMEKSMLGEAGFMTGLKQEVLDPMIHLIKEVEPGYGGIFAVSEVEASMRETRTKKTKTVCTFCGVGCSFEVWTKGRKILKVQPTSEGPVNGISTCVKGKFGWDFVNSGERLTTPLIRQGDEFVEASWDDALSLVASKLGGIKEAYGPEALGFIASSKYTNEENYLMQKLARQVFQTNNVDNCSRYCQSPASWGLQQTTGIGGDTGTIKDLASAGLVILVGCAPAEGHPVLATRIKRAHKLHGQKLIAVDLRKHEMAERADLFIRPNQGTDYVWLTAVAKYMIDQNWHKPEFIEKHVNFYPEYLELIQKYTLEFAEKITGIPQETLIQIAEMIRDADGTCICWGMGVTQNIGGSYTSTAIANLLLVTGNFMRPGAGAYPLRGHNNVQGAADMGTMPNIFPGYQPVTDDSIRAKFEKAYGVKLPAEPGLDNILMLEAINNDKIKGMYVSGEEMAWVDSDSNHTQDMLAKVDFLVVQDVFLSKTAEFADVILPAVPSLEKEGTFTNTERRVQRLYQALEPIGDAKPDWWIFCQLAKKMGFDWNYSHPSEIFDEMASLTPFFSQCNYDVLEGWGSFNWGSPDGSNTPLLYLDGFNFPDKKARLALFDFIPPKELPPEYDLFLDNGRLLEQFHEGNLTDKSHGIHLKLPRVFVEISPELAKERGIKDGTLVRLESPYGAIKLHALITDRMHGHTVYVPMHSHSHESAINLLTGGAVDVQTHTPAYKQMKIRMTVLEEEGNNPLPLINHRYKKRFPQHGVEVQRKWNRPGFVSLVDQEKGDSPHGQANYIH; via the coding sequence GTGACAGAAACAACCATTAGAATCACGATGGACGGCAAGGAATATGAAGTCCGCAAAGGACAGACCATCCTCGAGGCCATCAACGAAAACGGCATTCAACATCCGCAGGTCTGCTACGTTCCCGAAGTAGACCCGATCCGCACCTGCGATACGTGTATCGTAGAAGTGAACGGACAGCTGATGCGCTCCTGCTCTACGATGGCAGAAGAAGGCATGAACATCCAGCTCGCTTCCGCCCCCGCCAAAGAAGCTCAAGTAGAAGCGATGGACCGGCTGCTGGAGAACCACATGCTGTACTGCACCGTATGTGACAACAACAACGGCAACTGCCGGGTCCACAATACGGTAGAATTCATGGAGATTGAACATCAGAAATATCCATTCAAACCCAAGGGCGGTGCTGAGGCTGTCGATATGTCGCATCCTTTCTACCGTTATGACCCTAACCAATGTATTGCCTGCGGACAATGCGTAGAGGTCTGTCAGAACCTGCAGGTCAACGAAACGTTGTCCATTGACTGGGAAGCTGAACGTCCACGGGTCATCTGGGATGACGGCAAAGCGATCAACGATTCCTCCTGTGTCAGCTGCGGCCACTGTGTAACGGTATGCCCTTGCAACGCCTTGATGGAGAAATCCATGCTGGGTGAAGCCGGCTTCATGACTGGCCTCAAGCAGGAAGTGCTTGATCCGATGATCCATTTGATCAAGGAAGTCGAGCCGGGTTACGGCGGTATTTTTGCCGTGTCGGAAGTCGAAGCTTCCATGCGCGAAACCCGCACTAAGAAGACCAAAACCGTCTGCACCTTCTGCGGTGTAGGCTGCTCATTTGAAGTTTGGACTAAAGGGCGCAAAATTCTCAAAGTTCAACCGACCTCCGAAGGTCCGGTTAACGGCATTTCCACCTGCGTCAAAGGGAAATTCGGCTGGGATTTCGTCAACAGCGGCGAACGTTTGACGACTCCGCTTATCCGTCAGGGCGACGAATTCGTGGAAGCCTCTTGGGATGATGCGCTGAGCCTGGTAGCCAGCAAGCTTGGCGGCATTAAGGAAGCTTATGGCCCTGAAGCCCTTGGCTTCATCGCTTCCTCGAAATATACCAACGAAGAGAACTACTTGATGCAGAAGCTTGCGCGCCAGGTGTTCCAAACGAACAACGTCGATAACTGCTCCCGCTACTGCCAATCCCCGGCTTCCTGGGGTCTGCAACAAACGACAGGCATCGGCGGGGATACAGGCACGATCAAAGATCTCGCATCTGCCGGTCTCGTCATCCTTGTCGGCTGTGCGCCAGCGGAAGGCCACCCGGTACTCGCAACACGCATCAAACGTGCGCACAAGCTGCACGGCCAGAAGCTGATTGCCGTCGACCTGCGCAAGCATGAGATGGCCGAGCGCGCCGACCTGTTCATTCGTCCGAACCAAGGTACGGATTATGTTTGGCTGACTGCGGTTGCCAAATACATGATCGATCAGAACTGGCATAAACCGGAGTTCATCGAGAAACACGTCAATTTCTATCCGGAATATCTCGAGCTGATTCAGAAATATACGCTGGAATTCGCTGAAAAGATAACCGGCATTCCGCAGGAAACGCTGATCCAAATCGCCGAAATGATCCGCGATGCTGACGGCACCTGCATCTGTTGGGGCATGGGCGTTACGCAGAATATCGGGGGCTCTTACACATCCACCGCGATTGCGAACCTGCTGCTCGTAACCGGCAACTTCATGCGTCCAGGCGCAGGCGCTTATCCGCTGCGCGGTCATAATAACGTACAGGGTGCAGCCGATATGGGCACTATGCCGAATATTTTTCCAGGCTATCAGCCTGTTACCGACGACAGCATCCGCGCGAAATTCGAGAAGGCTTACGGCGTCAAGCTGCCGGCCGAACCGGGTCTCGATAACATCCTGATGCTGGAAGCGATCAACAACGATAAAATCAAAGGCATGTACGTATCCGGTGAAGAAATGGCCTGGGTCGATTCCGACTCCAACCATACCCAGGATATGCTGGCCAAAGTCGACTTCCTGGTGGTTCAAGACGTGTTCCTGAGTAAAACCGCCGAGTTTGCAGACGTGATTCTACCGGCCGTGCCTTCTCTGGAGAAGGAAGGAACCTTCACCAATACGGAACGCCGCGTACAACGTTTGTATCAAGCACTTGAACCAATCGGCGACGCCAAGCCGGACTGGTGGATCTTCTGCCAGCTCGCCAAGAAGATGGGCTTCGACTGGAACTACAGCCATCCAAGCGAAATCTTCGACGAGATGGCTTCCCTGACGCCGTTCTTCTCTCAATGCAATTACGACGTACTCGAAGGCTGGGGCAGCTTCAACTGGGGGTCGCCGGACGGCAGCAACACGCCGCTTCTATATCTGGATGGATTCAACTTCCCGGATAAAAAAGCCCGCCTGGCCCTGTTCGACTTCATTCCGCCAAAAGAGCTTCCGCCGGAATATGACCTGTTCCTGGATAACGGGCGTTTGCTAGAGCAGTTCCACGAAGGCAACCTGACCGATAAATCTCACGGCATTCATCTGAAGCTGCCAAGAGTATTCGTGGAAATTTCGCCGGAGCTGGCCAAAGAGCGCGGAATCAAGGACGGGACGCTGGTCCGCCTGGAATCGCCATACGGCGCCATCAAGCTGCATGCGCTGATCACCGACCGGATGCATGGCCATACGGTTTATGTGCCGATGCACTCGCACAGCCACGAAAGTGCAATCAACCTGCTGACCGGCGGTGCCGTCGATGTGCAGACCCATACTCCGGCCTACAAGCAGATGAAGATCCGCATGACCGTGCTGGAGGAGGAGGGCAACAACCCGCTTCCGCTGATCAACCACCGGTACAAGAAACGTTTCCCTCAGCACGGCGTTGAAGTGCAGCGGAAATGGAACCGGCCGGGCTTTGTTTCCCTAGTCGATCAGGAGAAAGGAGATTCCCCTCATGGCCAAGCCAATTACATTCATTAA
- a CDS encoding Gfo/Idh/MocA family protein gives MGKTYRVGIIGCGGIANGKHLPSLGKMDNIQLVAFCDIIPERAEQAAEKYGAEGAKVYTDYKELLQAGGLDIVHVLTPNDSHAEISIAALEAGNHVMCEKPMAKSAADAKKMVEAAKSTGKKLTIGYDNRFRPDSQHLKKACDAGELGHIYYARAHAIRRRAVPTWGVFLDEEKQGGGPLIDIGTHALDLTLWMMNNYRPKVVLGTKYHELSQRENAANAWGPWDPKKFTVEDSAFGMIIMENGATINLEASWALNTLDIDEAKCSLSGTEGGADMKQGLRINGEDHGNLFAKEVELGSGGVAFYDGIQMNRTDLEMKDWIDSIEQDRDPVVTPEQAYVVSQILEAIYESARTGKAVYLNE, from the coding sequence ATGGGTAAAACCTACCGTGTAGGCATTATCGGCTGCGGCGGCATTGCAAACGGCAAACACCTGCCAAGCCTGGGGAAAATGGACAACATTCAGCTTGTTGCTTTCTGTGACATTATTCCGGAGCGGGCCGAACAAGCGGCCGAGAAATACGGTGCTGAAGGCGCGAAGGTTTATACGGATTATAAAGAGCTGCTGCAGGCCGGCGGACTGGACATCGTACACGTGCTGACGCCTAACGATTCCCACGCGGAAATTTCGATTGCCGCGCTGGAGGCGGGCAACCACGTGATGTGCGAGAAACCGATGGCCAAAAGCGCTGCAGATGCGAAGAAAATGGTAGAAGCTGCGAAAAGCACCGGCAAAAAGCTGACCATTGGCTACGACAACCGCTTCCGTCCGGACAGCCAGCACCTGAAGAAAGCCTGCGACGCCGGGGAGCTCGGCCATATTTATTACGCCAGAGCGCATGCCATCCGGCGCAGAGCGGTGCCAACCTGGGGCGTGTTCCTCGATGAAGAGAAGCAGGGCGGAGGCCCGCTGATCGATATCGGTACACACGCTTTGGATTTGACGCTTTGGATGATGAACAACTACCGTCCAAAGGTCGTGCTTGGTACCAAATATCATGAGCTGTCCCAACGCGAAAATGCGGCCAACGCTTGGGGGCCTTGGGATCCGAAGAAGTTTACGGTAGAGGATTCGGCGTTCGGCATGATCATCATGGAGAACGGCGCTACTATCAATTTGGAAGCGAGCTGGGCTTTGAACACGCTGGACATCGATGAAGCGAAATGTTCGCTGAGCGGAACCGAAGGCGGGGCCGACATGAAGCAGGGGCTGCGGATCAACGGCGAAGACCACGGCAACCTGTTCGCCAAGGAAGTCGAACTGGGTTCCGGCGGCGTAGCCTTCTACGACGGCATTCAAATGAACCGGACCGATCTGGAAATGAAAGACTGGATCGATTCGATCGAGCAGGACCGCGATCCGGTTGTTACGCCGGAGCAGGCTTATGTAGTTTCGCAGATTCTGGAGGCCATTTACGAGTCGGCCCGCACGGGTAAGGCGGTTTATTTGAACGAGTAG
- a CDS encoding LysR family transcriptional regulator has product MEQSLQVFITVAEQRNFTRAAELLHMTQPAVSSYIQSLERNLGARLLDRTNKYVQLNKAGEIVYHHAKEILNLYTRMGNLLDDLQHTASGPLTIGASYTFGEYILPHVLTRLREQYPKVSPSITIANSKEILDLTLRRQLDIGIVEGELTEKELTGVSADSFAEDRMFITASPRHPAAGQAETTAADLAEHTWIVREEGSGTRQMQEKAFEQLGFEPAHLLVIGSTQAIKEAVEAGLGLTLLSRWTLRKELESGSLWLLPFEGFPLKRQFSLIMPDSQFQTKATELLADMIREGVGFPEL; this is encoded by the coding sequence ATGGAACAATCCTTGCAGGTCTTCATTACCGTTGCCGAGCAGCGGAATTTCACCCGGGCAGCTGAACTGCTGCATATGACCCAGCCCGCGGTCAGCAGCTATATCCAGTCGCTGGAGCGAAACCTGGGCGCACGTCTGCTCGACCGGACGAACAAATATGTGCAGCTGAACAAAGCTGGAGAAATTGTCTACCACCACGCGAAAGAAATCCTCAATCTTTACACCCGCATGGGGAATCTGCTCGACGATCTTCAGCATACCGCCAGCGGCCCGCTGACCATCGGGGCCAGCTATACGTTTGGCGAATATATTTTGCCGCATGTGTTAACCAGGCTGCGCGAGCAGTACCCGAAGGTATCGCCAAGCATTACGATTGCCAATTCGAAAGAAATTCTGGACCTGACCCTGCGCAGACAGCTGGACATCGGGATCGTGGAAGGCGAACTTACAGAGAAAGAGCTGACAGGCGTCAGCGCTGATTCTTTTGCAGAAGACCGGATGTTTATCACCGCCTCCCCTCGCCATCCGGCAGCAGGTCAAGCGGAGACCACGGCGGCCGATTTGGCGGAGCATACGTGGATCGTACGTGAAGAAGGCTCCGGAACCCGGCAAATGCAGGAGAAAGCCTTTGAGCAGCTCGGCTTCGAGCCGGCCCATCTGCTTGTCATCGGTAGTACGCAGGCAATCAAGGAAGCCGTCGAAGCCGGCCTTGGCCTCACCCTGCTCTCCCGCTGGACGCTGCGCAAGGAACTCGAATCCGGCTCCCTTTGGTTGCTGCCGTTCGAAGGGTTCCCACTTAAACGCCAGTTCTCGCTGATTATGCCGGACAGCCAGTTCCAAACCAAGGCGACGGAGCTGCTGGCGGACATGATTCGGGAAGGAGTGGGATTTCCCGAGCTCTAA
- the fdhD gene encoding formate dehydrogenase accessory sulfurtransferase FdhD, with translation MAKPVEVSRKVIRYQDRQVEEIEDQVVTEYPVTIKINKEEFATMVCTPEYVEDMVVGFLASEGVIKAYSDIDELWFQEREGYVHIKTEKLNEFYQHFHSKRYITSCCGKSRQGFYFMNDAKMAKPAAGANVHLSYEDCFRLMELMQTSAETFQQTGGVHNAALCDKNGMILSRMDIGRHNALDKIYGYCLKNNISLNDKVIVFSGRISSEILLKVSKIGCAVVLSKSAPTELALQLAEDLGITTVGFIRGNSFNVYTHPERIGEMAAAVSERTKAD, from the coding sequence ATGGCTAAACCGGTCGAAGTCAGCCGTAAAGTGATTCGTTATCAGGACCGCCAGGTCGAAGAGATCGAGGATCAGGTCGTGACGGAATATCCGGTCACCATCAAAATTAACAAAGAAGAGTTCGCTACTATGGTGTGTACACCGGAATATGTAGAGGATATGGTCGTCGGCTTTCTGGCTTCTGAAGGCGTCATCAAAGCCTATTCGGATATTGACGAGCTTTGGTTCCAGGAACGGGAAGGCTACGTGCATATCAAGACGGAGAAGCTGAACGAATTTTACCAGCATTTCCACTCCAAACGGTACATCACATCCTGCTGCGGCAAAAGCCGGCAGGGCTTCTATTTCATGAACGACGCTAAAATGGCCAAACCGGCCGCGGGAGCTAATGTGCACTTGTCCTATGAAGACTGCTTCCGTCTTATGGAGCTGATGCAAACCTCGGCGGAGACCTTCCAGCAGACCGGCGGCGTCCATAACGCGGCTTTATGCGATAAGAACGGAATGATATTGTCCCGGATGGACATCGGCCGTCATAATGCGCTGGACAAAATTTACGGCTACTGCCTCAAAAATAACATTTCCCTGAACGACAAGGTCATCGTATTCAGCGGACGGATTTCATCCGAAATTCTGCTCAAGGTATCCAAAATCGGCTGCGCGGTAGTCTTGTCCAAGTCCGCTCCAACCGAACTGGCTTTGCAGCTTGCTGAGGATTTAGGGATTACAACGGTTGGTTTCATCCGCGGGAATTCGTTTAATGTCTATACGCATCCGGAGCGGATTGGCGAAATGGCAGCTGCCGTTTCTGAAAGGACGAAAGCTGATTAA
- a CDS encoding DUF2294 domain-containing protein has translation MKKETGFNELVRKVRKELFGKGPERIHTSFVDNLAISILYGNLTQTEKFFAQEPTGRQMVKDARTQMIQKVYPTQFQPEIEQYMENKLLHLFTDIDVEQDVAVSVFIFQNKINP, from the coding sequence ATGAAGAAGGAAACAGGTTTTAACGAGCTGGTTCGAAAAGTGAGAAAGGAATTGTTCGGGAAAGGCCCTGAACGAATCCACACTTCTTTTGTAGATAATCTGGCCATCAGTATATTATATGGAAATCTGACGCAGACCGAGAAGTTTTTTGCCCAAGAGCCAACCGGCAGACAAATGGTCAAAGACGCCCGCACCCAAATGATCCAGAAAGTCTACCCGACCCAATTCCAGCCTGAAATTGAACAATATATGGAAAATAAACTGCTGCACTTATTTACGGACATCGATGTGGAGCAGGATGTTGCGGTCTCCGTATTTATTTTTCAGAATAAAATTAATCCCTAA